A window of the Cannabis sativa cultivar Pink pepper isolate KNU-18-1 chromosome X, ASM2916894v1, whole genome shotgun sequence genome harbors these coding sequences:
- the LOC115713050 gene encoding serine decarboxylase, translated as MVGTSELMESPFLDLNNGSSVVEKILAEGFNPASVVPEPLPPVVMTNGEDHGDGEEEVVVGGNIKIKKREIVLGRNVHTTCLAVTEPDANDEVTGDKDAFMASVLARYRKTLLEKTKYHLGYPYNLDFDYGALGQLQHFSINNLGDPFIESNYGVHSREFEVGVLDWFARLWEIEKEEYWGYITNCGTEGNLHGILVGREVFPDGILYASKESHYSVFKAARMYRMDCVKIATLVSGEIDCSDFKDKLLVNKDKPAIINVNIGTTVKGAVDDLDLVIQTLEESGFSHDRFYIHCDGALFGLMMPFVKRAPKVSFKKPIGSVSVSGHKFVGCPMPCGVQITRLEHINALSRNVEYLASRDATIMGSRNGHAPIFLWYTLNRKGYKGFQKEVQKCLRNAHYLKDRLRESGISAMLNELSSTVVFERPQDEEFVRRWQLACQGNIAHVVVMPNVTIDKLNVFLDELVEKRSTWYQVDKVQSPCIAAEIGAENCVCKIHTR; from the exons ATGGTTGGGACCTCCGAGCTAATGGAATCGCCATTTCTCGATCTAAACAATGGCTCATCAGTGGTGGAAAAGATCTTGGCCGAGGGTTTCAATCCTGCATCCGTGGTTCCGGAGCCTCTGCCTCCGGTTGTTATGACCAATGGGGAAGATCACGGAGATGGGGAGGAGGAGGTAGTAGTGGGTGGTAatattaagattaagaagagagaGATCGTTCTTGGTCGGAACGTGCATACCACTTGCCTTGCCGTGACGGAGCCAGATGCTAATGACGAGGTTACCGGTGATAAAGATGCTTTCATGGCTAGCGTTTTGGCTCGGTATCGAAAAACACTCTTGGAGAAGACAAAGTACCATTTAG GGTATCCTTATAATTTGGACTTTGATTATGGAGCACTTGGGCAATTACAACATTTCTCCATTAACAATCTTGGGGATCCATTCATTGAGAGCAATTATGGTGTTCATTCAAGGGAGTTTGAAGTTGGTGTTTTGGATTGGTTTGCTCGTTTGTGGGAGATTGAGAAGGAAGAGTATTGGGGTTACATTACAAATTGCGGCACAGAAGGAAATCTCCACGGGATTTTAGTTGG GAGAGAAGTTTTCCCTGATGGGATTCTGTATGCATCAAAAGAGTCTCATTATTCTGTGTTCAAAGCAGCTAGAATGTATAGGATGGATTGTGTGAAGATTGCTACCCTCGTCTCGGGTGAGATTGATTGTTCGGATTTTAAGGATAAACTCCTTGTTAACAAGGATAAGCCAGCTATAATCAATGTTAACATAG GAACAACTGTTAAGGGAGCTGTTGATGATCTTGATCTAGTAATTCAAACCCTTGAAGAAAGCGGCTTTTCACACGATCGGTTCTACATTCATTGCGATGGAGCACTTTTCGGACTTATGATGCCTTTTGTCAAGCGT GCACCAAAGGTTTCTTTCAAGAAGCCCATTGGAAGTGTGAGCGTCTCCGGCCACAAGTTTGTGGGGTGTCCGATGCCCTGTGGTGTTCAGATAACAAGGCTGGAGCACATTAATGCACTTTCAAGAAATGTTGAGTACCTTGCCTCACGGGATGCCACGATTATGGGAAGCCGAAATGGCCATGCTCCAATTTTCCTATGGTACACCCTTAACAGAAAAGGTTACAAGGGATTCCAGAAAGAAGTCCAGAAATGCCTTAGAAACGCTCACTACTTGAAGGACCGGTTACGTGAATCTGGTATCAGTGCCATGCTGAATGAACTTAGTAGCACTGTTGTGTTCGAGCGTCCTCAAGACGAGGAGTTTGTTCGTAGGTGGCAGTTGGCTTGCCAAGGTAACATAGCCCATGTGGTGGTGATGCCTAATGTGACCATAGACAAACTTAATGTTTTCTTAGATGAATTGGTTGAAAAACGCTCAACTTGGTACCAGGTTGATAAAGTTCAGTCTCCTTGTATTGCTGCTGAAATAGGAGCTGAGAATTGTGTTTGCAAAATCCACACTCGTTAG
- the LOC115722581 gene encoding probable aquaporin NIP5-1 isoform X2 codes for MPGNSHRFKHIPCPKVFSAAGGPLLNNKYNNGVETLMGNAACAGLAAMVAIFAIGHLSGAHINPAVTIAFAALRHFPWAHVPAYIIVQVSGSISASFALKAVFHPFMSGGVTVPSPGISNAQVFMLEFIVTFFLMFIITAVATDTRAVGKLAGIAIGATILLDVLLAGPTTGASMNPVRTLGPAIASGNYRGIWMYMVAPPLGAIFGAATYTAVKLSDKQPIQVHDDSHRRVFSSAT; via the exons ATGCCAGGAAACTCTCACCGATTCAAACATATCCCTTGCCCGAAAG TATTCTCGGCAGCCGGGGGACCATTGCTTAATAACAAGTACAATAATGGGGTGGAAACATTGATGGGCAACGCGGCCTGCGCAGGGCTGGCCGCGATGGTGGCGATCTTCGCCATAGGCCACCTTTCGGGCGCACACATAAATCCAGCGGTGACTATTGCCTTCGCTGCATTGAGGCACTTCCCTTGGGCCCATGTTCCTGCCTACATAATAGTCCAGGTTTCGGGTTCTATATCGGCCTCTTTTGCTCTCAAGGCCGTGTTTCATCCCTTTATGTCCGGTGGTGTTACGGTGCCTAGCCCTGGAATTAGCAATGCCCAAGTTTTCATGCTTGAATTCATTGTCACATTCTTTCTTATGTTTATCATCACTGCAGTAGCCACAGATACTCGCGCT GTAGGGAAGTTAGCAGGTATAGCGATTGGAGCTACAATTCTACTTGATGTACTTCTTGCAGG GCCAACAACAGGAGCTTCAATGAATCCTGTACGGACGTTGGGGCCAGCAATTGCGAGCGGAAACTACAGAGGAATATGGATGTACATGGTGGCTCCACCCCTTGGGGCCATTTTTGGGGCTGCTACCTACACCGCGGTCAAGCTCTCCGACAAACAACCAATTCAG GTTCATGATGATTCTCACCGCCGAGTTTTCTCTTCAGCAACTTGA
- the LOC115722581 gene encoding probable aquaporin NIP5-1 isoform X1 — protein sequence MPGNSHRFKHIPCPKVFSAAGGPLLNNKYNNGVETLMGNAACAGLAAMVAIFAIGHLSGAHINPAVTIAFAALRHFPWAHVPAYIIVQVSGSISASFALKAVFHPFMSGGVTVPSPGISNAQVFMLEFIVTFFLMFIITAVATDTRAVGKLAGIAIGATILLDVLLAGPTTGASMNPVRTLGPAIASGNYRGIWMYMVAPPLGAIFGAATYTAVKLSDKQPIQVLIFVFVPCRNLFCF from the exons ATGCCAGGAAACTCTCACCGATTCAAACATATCCCTTGCCCGAAAG TATTCTCGGCAGCCGGGGGACCATTGCTTAATAACAAGTACAATAATGGGGTGGAAACATTGATGGGCAACGCGGCCTGCGCAGGGCTGGCCGCGATGGTGGCGATCTTCGCCATAGGCCACCTTTCGGGCGCACACATAAATCCAGCGGTGACTATTGCCTTCGCTGCATTGAGGCACTTCCCTTGGGCCCATGTTCCTGCCTACATAATAGTCCAGGTTTCGGGTTCTATATCGGCCTCTTTTGCTCTCAAGGCCGTGTTTCATCCCTTTATGTCCGGTGGTGTTACGGTGCCTAGCCCTGGAATTAGCAATGCCCAAGTTTTCATGCTTGAATTCATTGTCACATTCTTTCTTATGTTTATCATCACTGCAGTAGCCACAGATACTCGCGCT GTAGGGAAGTTAGCAGGTATAGCGATTGGAGCTACAATTCTACTTGATGTACTTCTTGCAGG GCCAACAACAGGAGCTTCAATGAATCCTGTACGGACGTTGGGGCCAGCAATTGCGAGCGGAAACTACAGAGGAATATGGATGTACATGGTGGCTCCACCCCTTGGGGCCATTTTTGGGGCTGCTACCTACACCGCGGTCAAGCTCTCCGACAAACAACCAATTCAGGTTTTGATTTTCGTGTTTGTGCCGTGTCGAAACCTGTTTTGTTTCTAA